From a single Nicotiana tabacum cultivar K326 chromosome 8, ASM71507v2, whole genome shotgun sequence genomic region:
- the LOC107819456 gene encoding GDSL esterase/lipase At3g27950-like, giving the protein MKLVRIIVLSGILYLRLVFGEINKEEACGFPAIYNFGDSNSDTGGKSAAFHEVQPPNGETFFRKPFGRVCDGRLIVDLIADRLDLPYLSAYLDSIGADFRNGANFATVGSSILPGGYSPFYLGVQISQFLQFKKRTILLSNLTITNSKRFSSKVNIPKPDDFSKAIYTFDIGQNDLSYGFQHTHEAQVRASIPQILDNFTHAIHQLYTEGARNFWIHNTGPIGCLPYSVISYPLKPQGLDATGCIESQNEVAREFNKQLKDKISHLRKELTYSAITYVDIYSAKYKLISTAKKQGFGDPMKFCCGWYNNGYEVACGQTTVVNGTEYGKACSDPTKYISWDGIHYTDAANVWLANSILNGSFSDPPVPVEQSCTHLSTRV; this is encoded by the exons ATGAAATTAGTAAGAATAATAGTGTTAAGTGGGATATTATACTTGAGATTGGTTTTTGGAGAAATTAATAAAGAAGAAGCGTGTGGATTTCCAGCCATATATAACTTTGGTGATTCGAATTCGGACACAGGTGGAAAATCAGCAGCTTTTCATGAGGTGCAGCCACCCAATGGTGAGACTTTCTTTCGCAAACCTTTTGGAAGGGTATGCGACGGTCGTCTTATCGTTGACCTCATAG CGGACAGGTTGGATTTACCGTACTTGAGTGCGTATTTAGATTCAATTGGTGCAGATTTTAGAAATGGTGCTAATTTTGCAACAGTTGGTTCATCTATCCTACCTGGTGGTTACAGTCCTTTTTACCTTGGTGTTCAGATTTCTCAGTTTTTACAATTCAAGAAACGTACTATTTTGCTCAGTAATTTAACAA TTACAAACTCGAAGCGGTTTTCGTCAAAAGTGAATATTCCAAAGCCAGATGATTTTTCAAAGGCAATTTACACATTTGACATTGGACAGAACGACCTTTCCTATGGTTTTCAACATACACACGAAGCACAAGTCCGAGCATCTATTCCACAAATCCTAGACAACTTTACTCATGCCATACAT CAACTTTACACTGAAGGGGCTCGGAATTTCTGGATCCATAATACTGGACCTATTGGATGTTTGCCTTATAGTGTGATATCTTACCCATTGAAGCCTCAGGGCTTGGATGCCACTGGATGCATAGAGAGCCAAAATGAGGTGGCTCGAGAATTCAACAAGCAGCTCAAGGACAAGATATCACACTTAAGAAAGGAGCTCACTTATTCTGCAATTACTTATGTTGACATTTATTCAGCTAAGTATAAACTAATTAGCACTGCCAAGAAACAAG GTTTTGGGGATCCAATGAAATTCTGCTGTGGTTGGTACAACAATGGATATGAAGTTGCATGTGGGCAGACAACAGTAGTGAATGGAACAGAGTATGGAAAGGCATGTAGTGATCCCACAAAGTACATTAGTTGGGATGGAATACATTACACAGATGCTGCCAATGTCTGGTTAGCCAACTCCATTCTCAATGGCTCTTTCTCAGACCCTCCAGTTCCCGTTGAACAATCTTGCACTCACTTATCAACAAGAGTTTAA